One part of the Tunicatimonas pelagia genome encodes these proteins:
- a CDS encoding M6 family metalloprotease domain-containing protein: protein MAYYSTFLQAQHTHCTTPAAPYLVTVTQPNGQELQVRGRGDAFNNWTETEDGYAVVKNQAGYYEYATSENGKLVASGITAASPTERSIAQQRQLLSIRKGIPQTLVSSQGSAVDQLLPIDARARSNAAAVVPTQGDVKILAILIEYPDLKHKYKKEDFEKLFNGPSDQPTFKSYFQRNSHGKFNPTVEVAGWFQAKNNYEYYGEKYGKGRARELVAEAIDAANKSVDFSEFNNDGKGNIDGVIIVHSGPGAEEGGNKDYVWSHRSTISAKFVDGEFLQDYTIQPEIRVRNEGIVGIGIFCHEFGHLLGLPDLYDTDTSDDRHYGIGEWGLMGLGGWLGKENHPAGMSAFSKEALGWARVQDITEKTGKYTLNPAHSSGEIYKIATPNDNEYFLLENRQKQATDKYLNGSGLAVWHIDSRRTSRYPASNTVNTRRDFKGVDLEEADGQNDLDFKRNRGDEGDLFPGSSKRTEFDEDSDPSSDLYEDQGNGKESEVAITNIQLSSGIISFNYGNTDDESGNEKTDPALAVETVPTKTYGDNSFDLKVTFQGEGEVSFERVSGPIELSGKQISITGAGTARVKVTVTETDKFTAAEQEIEFQINKATPAIAFTEVTDKTYGDAPFTLQATSTPDFPVSYKVNQGGVTIANNTVTITEAGEVEIEASVAGNNKYNGAKEVISFVVQKASQTIEFDELDDVVYEANKEIRLTATSDQNLPITFSVVEGGVNLAGQTLVVQRAGKVTIEASQAGNKNFATASVQQSFEVTKAPQIITFTEIEDKAAGDEPFALEATSNADIPVTFTLVSGNATLNDNQVTLTGSGEVIIEASNEGNENYLAEQERLSFVVAEPGKQNQVITLGALPDTVKVGEVVDLEISVSSELNLDIDVAGTAVRNGQSLTFTQAGEVTLTIAQPGNNEYNPARTVTHTFVVVEPSEAEKPLGVTTQTITYQEPEDLVFGDAPFPLSVESSSKLPLTYEVEGPAEISNGTVTITGAGEVTVRAFQVGDEEYAPSDTVAFSFTISKAAQAITLAVAPTGTNTFQVQASSDAGLPVTLRVSEGEGTLSGDTLIAISPKIMLVASQEGNTNYEAAEPVTRELTTEVITSLGGEISEKEIVVYPNPGEGIFKVRLKKEQKSVPYQVFDLRGAVVTQGTLRSANPAIDLADQRSGTYFLQLQLLSDTKQYRLIKL from the coding sequence TTGGCATATTATTCCACTTTTCTACAGGCTCAACACACACACTGTACTACACCTGCTGCTCCTTATTTGGTTACAGTTACCCAGCCTAATGGGCAAGAACTACAGGTGAGGGGTAGAGGTGATGCGTTTAATAATTGGACGGAGACTGAAGACGGCTATGCTGTAGTAAAGAACCAAGCCGGGTACTACGAGTACGCGACTTCCGAGAATGGGAAGCTGGTGGCGAGTGGTATCACTGCCGCTAGTCCGACCGAACGGTCAATTGCTCAGCAACGCCAATTGTTGAGTATTCGGAAAGGAATTCCTCAGACGTTGGTAAGCTCTCAAGGTAGTGCGGTTGACCAACTATTGCCCATCGATGCGCGTGCTCGTTCAAATGCAGCAGCGGTGGTACCAACCCAAGGTGATGTAAAAATACTGGCTATTTTGATTGAGTATCCTGACCTGAAGCATAAGTACAAAAAAGAAGATTTTGAGAAGTTATTCAATGGCCCTTCGGATCAACCAACGTTTAAAAGTTATTTTCAGAGAAATAGCCACGGTAAATTCAACCCTACGGTAGAAGTAGCCGGATGGTTCCAGGCCAAAAATAATTACGAATACTACGGTGAAAAATACGGAAAAGGGCGGGCTAGAGAGCTAGTAGCCGAGGCTATTGATGCTGCCAATAAGAGCGTAGATTTTAGCGAGTTTAACAATGATGGTAAAGGCAATATTGACGGAGTGATAATTGTCCACTCCGGACCGGGAGCGGAGGAAGGGGGTAATAAGGATTACGTTTGGTCGCATCGTTCAACAATTTCGGCAAAATTTGTTGACGGAGAGTTTCTGCAAGATTATACTATTCAACCGGAAATTCGGGTGAGAAATGAAGGCATTGTTGGGATAGGCATCTTTTGCCATGAATTTGGGCATCTTTTGGGTTTACCTGACCTATACGATACCGATACATCGGATGACCGACACTATGGTATTGGTGAGTGGGGACTGATGGGATTAGGGGGGTGGCTGGGTAAGGAAAATCACCCCGCTGGGATGTCAGCGTTCTCAAAAGAGGCACTAGGGTGGGCTAGGGTTCAAGATATTACCGAGAAAACGGGAAAGTACACCCTAAACCCGGCTCACAGCAGCGGAGAAATCTATAAGATTGCTACTCCTAACGATAACGAATACTTTTTACTGGAGAATCGGCAAAAGCAAGCAACCGATAAATATTTGAACGGGAGCGGATTGGCAGTATGGCATATTGACTCAAGGCGTACTAGTCGGTATCCGGCGAGCAATACCGTGAATACCCGCCGAGATTTTAAAGGAGTGGACTTAGAAGAGGCGGACGGACAAAACGATCTGGACTTTAAGCGTAACCGAGGCGATGAGGGTGATTTATTCCCAGGAAGCAGTAAGCGTACTGAGTTTGATGAAGATTCTGATCCTAGCTCCGATCTTTACGAGGATCAGGGTAATGGAAAAGAAAGCGAAGTAGCTATTACCAATATTCAGCTCAGTAGCGGCATTATATCGTTTAACTACGGAAACACTGACGATGAGAGTGGCAACGAAAAAACTGACCCGGCTCTCGCGGTAGAAACTGTGCCAACAAAAACGTACGGCGACAACTCGTTCGATCTGAAAGTAACTTTTCAGGGTGAGGGCGAAGTCAGCTTTGAAAGAGTTTCAGGGCCCATTGAACTTTCGGGTAAACAAATAAGTATTACTGGGGCTGGAACGGCTAGAGTTAAGGTTACGGTTACGGAGACCGATAAATTTACTGCTGCTGAACAAGAAATTGAGTTTCAGATAAACAAAGCAACTCCTGCAATTGCCTTCACCGAAGTAACTGACAAGACTTACGGCGACGCTCCTTTTACACTTCAAGCAACATCAACTCCTGACTTCCCTGTTTCTTATAAAGTAAACCAGGGAGGGGTAACCATCGCGAATAATACCGTAACAATTACCGAAGCAGGTGAGGTAGAAATAGAAGCGTCAGTAGCTGGGAATAACAAGTACAACGGGGCAAAAGAAGTTATTTCATTTGTAGTACAGAAGGCATCTCAAACTATTGAGTTTGACGAATTAGACGATGTAGTATACGAGGCTAACAAAGAAATTCGACTAACAGCCACATCTGACCAAAATTTGCCAATTACATTTTCAGTGGTGGAAGGCGGCGTTAATCTGGCAGGGCAAACGCTCGTGGTGCAAAGGGCTGGAAAAGTAACAATTGAGGCCAGCCAAGCGGGTAATAAGAACTTTGCGACCGCTTCGGTTCAGCAATCCTTTGAGGTTACGAAAGCTCCTCAGATAATCACGTTCACCGAGATTGAGGATAAGGCGGCTGGTGATGAGCCATTTGCTCTAGAAGCTACTTCCAATGCCGATATTCCAGTAACATTTACCTTAGTTAGTGGAAATGCTACCTTAAATGATAATCAGGTTACTCTGACCGGAAGTGGTGAGGTTATTATTGAAGCCTCCAATGAAGGGAATGAAAATTACTTGGCCGAGCAGGAAAGATTATCGTTTGTAGTAGCTGAGCCGGGTAAACAAAACCAAGTGATTACATTAGGAGCTCTACCCGATACGGTAAAGGTAGGCGAAGTTGTTGATTTGGAAATCTCGGTGAGTAGCGAATTAAACCTCGATATCGACGTAGCCGGAACAGCGGTGCGGAACGGTCAGTCGCTAACGTTCACTCAAGCGGGTGAAGTCACACTAACTATTGCCCAACCGGGTAACAACGAGTACAATCCTGCTAGAACAGTTACCCATACTTTTGTAGTGGTGGAACCCTCTGAGGCTGAAAAGCCACTGGGTGTTACTACCCAAACAATCACTTATCAGGAGCCAGAAGATCTTGTATTTGGTGATGCTCCCTTTCCGCTGTCGGTTGAGAGTTCTTCTAAATTACCGCTTACGTATGAAGTAGAAGGGCCTGCTGAAATTTCTAACGGTACAGTAACAATTACAGGTGCTGGAGAGGTGACTGTCCGGGCATTTCAAGTTGGCGATGAAGAGTATGCCCCCAGCGATACAGTTGCGTTCTCATTTACCATTAGCAAAGCTGCCCAGGCTATCACCTTAGCGGTGGCACCTACCGGAACCAACACCTTTCAAGTGCAAGCAAGCAGCGATGCGGGGCTACCTGTGACTCTTAGGGTGAGTGAGGGTGAAGGAACGCTTAGCGGAGATACACTGATTGCGATAAGCCCCAAAATCATGTTGGTAGCATCGCAGGAAGGCAACACCAATTACGAGGCGGCTGAACCCGTCACCCGTGAGCTGACTACCGAGGTAATTACCTCCCTGGGGGGAGAAATAAGTGAAAAAGAAATTGTTGTTTATCCCAACCCTGGTGAAGGAATATTTAAGGTCAGGCTGAAAAAGGAGCAAAAATCAGTGCCCTATCAAGTATTTGACTTACGGGGAGCCGTTGTTACTCAAGGTACGTTGCGATCAGCGAACCCTGCTATTGATCTTGCCGACCAGCGAAGCGGTACGTACTTTCTTCAGTTACAACTACTGAGCGATACGAAGCAGTACCGTCTTATTAAGCTATAA
- a CDS encoding tetratricopeptide repeat protein has translation MSYYMILLFSWVFIGIMPLAVLGQEAPPDTLIESEVATLAERSRMAQARAYYRQAERYERNDAFAEAIVVLNQAIALKHDFKEALRLRARLHQRKASFTKALTDYQSLLFLDPALVEIRFEKAQLLYRLNRYEAAIADFKFLLEHDLGETTTVYFRGNTQANVDGNTSFSATSIGTIQSGMKADIWNFLGLSYLALEDYKKAVLYFELALSHQQEDATIYNNLGLASEHLGDTLVAIDYYRQALLIQPDHADALQNFSFLIRKSDNLDVAQTTFAQLNEEGSSATLLHQGMMLHQADQFQQAIAAYNKGLRQSPQDADLYLQRGFSYEKLHQFQRALTDYTQALTLNPTLEKGYLNRGNIYYKLKKFDTAERDYLTALQLTPDNSKTHYNLGLVYHRKKQIVEACQALERAVALGYKPAQEIINKICSSQ, from the coding sequence ATGAGTTATTACATGATTCTACTGTTTAGTTGGGTATTTATTGGGATAATGCCCTTGGCTGTTCTTGGTCAGGAAGCGCCCCCCGATACCCTTATTGAAAGTGAAGTTGCTACACTAGCTGAACGATCTCGTATGGCTCAGGCTCGGGCCTACTACCGACAGGCTGAACGGTATGAACGCAACGATGCATTCGCTGAAGCAATAGTAGTACTGAACCAAGCCATTGCCCTCAAGCACGATTTTAAAGAGGCTCTACGACTCAGAGCTCGCCTACATCAGCGGAAAGCAAGCTTTACTAAAGCACTTACTGACTATCAATCTCTGCTATTTTTAGATCCAGCATTGGTGGAAATCCGATTCGAGAAAGCTCAATTACTCTATCGGCTTAATCGCTACGAAGCAGCCATTGCAGATTTTAAATTTTTATTGGAACACGATTTAGGGGAAACCACTACCGTCTACTTCCGAGGAAATACCCAGGCTAATGTAGACGGCAATACTTCCTTTTCGGCAACATCAATTGGAACGATTCAATCCGGTATGAAGGCTGATATCTGGAACTTTCTAGGGTTATCGTATCTTGCTCTGGAGGATTACAAAAAAGCAGTACTGTACTTTGAATTAGCCCTTAGTCACCAGCAGGAAGATGCAACTATCTATAATAACTTAGGATTGGCATCTGAACATTTAGGCGATACCTTAGTGGCTATTGATTACTATCGGCAGGCGTTGCTCATCCAGCCCGATCATGCTGATGCCCTTCAAAATTTTTCTTTCCTCATCCGAAAGTCGGACAACTTAGATGTGGCTCAAACTACCTTCGCCCAGCTTAACGAAGAGGGTTCTTCTGCCACCCTACTACATCAAGGTATGATGTTGCACCAAGCCGATCAGTTTCAGCAGGCGATTGCTGCATACAACAAGGGGTTACGGCAGTCGCCCCAAGATGCTGACCTTTACCTGCAACGAGGGTTTTCCTATGAAAAGCTACATCAATTTCAACGAGCCTTAACCGATTACACCCAAGCTCTTACGCTGAATCCTACCCTGGAGAAAGGCTACCTAAACCGGGGCAATATCTACTACAAACTAAAAAAATTTGATACGGCCGAGCGAGATTATCTCACCGCATTGCAGCTAACACCCGACAACTCTAAGACGCACTATAACTTGGGATTAGTGTATCATCGTAAGAAGCAGATAGTAGAAGCTTGCCAAGCACTAGAGCGAGCTGTGGCATTAGGCTACAAACCAGCTCAAGAGATAATCAATAAGATTTGTAGCAGCCAGTAA
- a CDS encoding AI-2E family transporter — protein MTTITQQLSVVKRANPFLLFLLLFFGALYLGSSFLIPLAIAVLISLALVSVSQWLEQNGLNRGLSSFLAVLLVFLFFVGVFSLVTYQISSLADNWEQTKQQVTKTLENIKSYLDQSGISTQWMSERLDKISESSSADVKNMVSATFTTLGKFFLILIYTYLLLYYRDKFKRFIQKLTPKNATRETNEVITQVSKIARAYISGKFLLIIILAVLYGVGFIVIGIKYALVIAVIAGVLSIIPYFGNIIGGGLALLFALITSSSLNSVIGVAIVMTIAQLLENYVLTPLIVGKKVDLNPFFTIIVVVLGGAVWGIPGTVVAVPYLGILRILFDHTNSLKPYAYLMGDNSDDDSSSIESAKEWIEEKVS, from the coding sequence ATGACTACTATTACCCAGCAACTATCAGTTGTAAAGAGAGCCAACCCGTTTCTCTTGTTTCTATTGCTATTTTTTGGTGCCTTGTACTTGGGCAGCTCCTTTTTAATTCCACTAGCCATTGCTGTACTGATTTCGTTGGCCTTGGTATCCGTTAGTCAATGGTTAGAACAGAACGGACTAAACCGGGGGCTGAGTAGTTTTTTGGCGGTGCTGTTAGTATTTCTTTTTTTCGTGGGAGTATTTTCTCTAGTGACTTACCAAATATCTAGCTTGGCCGACAACTGGGAACAGACAAAACAGCAGGTAACCAAAACCTTAGAAAATATAAAATCCTACCTAGATCAAAGCGGTATTTCTACCCAGTGGATGTCCGAACGACTGGATAAAATTTCGGAATCCAGCAGTGCTGATGTTAAGAATATGGTGTCTGCTACTTTTACTACATTAGGTAAATTTTTCCTCATTCTTATTTACACGTATCTACTTCTTTACTATCGGGATAAGTTTAAACGCTTTATTCAAAAGCTCACTCCTAAAAACGCCACTAGAGAAACCAACGAAGTAATTACCCAAGTTAGCAAGATCGCCCGAGCCTACATTTCGGGGAAATTTCTGCTGATTATTATTCTTGCGGTACTCTATGGGGTGGGCTTCATAGTTATTGGGATCAAATACGCACTAGTGATTGCTGTAATCGCCGGTGTGCTAAGTATCATTCCGTATTTTGGAAATATTATCGGGGGCGGATTGGCTCTTTTATTTGCTTTAATTACCAGTAGCTCATTAAACAGCGTCATTGGAGTAGCCATTGTCATGACGATTGCCCAATTGTTGGAGAACTACGTACTTACTCCTCTAATTGTTGGGAAGAAAGTAGATCTGAACCCTTTCTTTACCATTATTGTGGTAGTGCTGGGTGGTGCCGTTTGGGGTATTCCTGGTACGGTGGTAGCGGTTCCGTATTTAGGAATTTTGAGAATTCTCTTTGATCATACTAATTCACTGAAACCTTATGCTTACCTGATGGGTGATAACTCTGATGATGATAGCTCGTCTATTGAGTCTGCGAAAGAATGGATTGAGGAAAAAGTTAGTTGA
- a CDS encoding ParB N-terminal domain-containing protein, with translation MEDTAMQEAVVIGDNGAELGTVNTGDIQVQSDLKRFIPPLTADSKQQLEQNIKHNGCLDPLTVWKKSDGEMVLIDGHNRLDICQRNGISFKIRLHTFSSKEQAKDWMLNHQLGRRNLNPDQLSYFRGLKYERMKKKRGGYDKVLSSGQSGDKTSEILAKEFNVSDRTILRDAEFAKGLELIGRTNPELKHDILSGNVKVKKGDVQLIAQEKDARKVGKVKNAADLYNKAQAIRRAKQANKEKQAMMEEDARIKDASDELKLKDPIFSSKEERLQMHKGRIISAINKAISRKDKASLKQAKDYLKRIEDELFGKFASA, from the coding sequence ATGGAAGACACTGCAATGCAGGAAGCCGTTGTTATTGGCGACAATGGAGCCGAACTTGGTACAGTCAATACTGGCGACATCCAAGTTCAAAGTGATTTAAAACGCTTTATTCCTCCCCTCACGGCTGACTCTAAACAGCAGCTTGAGCAAAATATTAAGCACAATGGGTGCCTAGATCCGCTTACGGTCTGGAAAAAGAGCGATGGCGAAATGGTATTGATCGACGGACATAACCGTCTGGATATCTGCCAGCGTAATGGAATTTCTTTTAAGATACGCTTACATACTTTTTCTAGTAAAGAACAAGCGAAAGATTGGATGCTTAACCACCAATTGGGGCGGCGTAACCTAAACCCCGACCAGCTTAGCTACTTTCGAGGATTGAAGTATGAGCGAATGAAGAAAAAGCGAGGCGGGTACGATAAAGTGCTCTCTAGCGGTCAAAGCGGCGATAAAACCTCCGAAATACTTGCCAAAGAGTTTAACGTAAGTGACCGTACCATTTTGCGAGATGCTGAATTTGCGAAGGGGCTAGAGCTTATTGGGCGAACCAATCCTGAACTTAAGCACGATATTTTATCAGGAAATGTGAAAGTGAAGAAGGGTGATGTTCAACTCATTGCTCAGGAAAAAGACGCTCGTAAAGTAGGTAAGGTTAAAAATGCGGCTGATCTTTACAACAAAGCGCAAGCTATTCGCCGGGCTAAGCAGGCTAATAAAGAGAAGCAGGCCATGATGGAAGAAGATGCCCGAATCAAAGATGCATCGGACGAATTGAAGCTGAAAGATCCGATATTCTCTTCTAAAGAGGAAAGATTACAAATGCATAAAGGCCGTATTATTTCAGCCATAAACAAGGCAATCAGTCGGAAAGACAAAGCCTCACTAAAGCAAGCAAAAGATTATTTAAAGCGTATTGAAGACGAATTGTTTGGCAAATTTGCTAGTGCCTAA
- a CDS encoding tetratricopeptide repeat protein: protein MLNINENNKIEILEQYLQGELSEADTQYVEKTISEDADLQQDVQIIRLAQDAVHSTAIQQRVQRWHTKYRPIAVAEQASEPVSETTPDSTPVISLWTRVARVAAVVLVGGLGYLFIQYATVSTDSWYNGHYVEYKLPVTRDAGTEASVIDSLYLVKDYAQLTQQFEQMTNPGVQDQFLAAMSYMQQATFEQAVRQFESIRQQNRSQEAPMFAQETDYYQALALIEIGDFDKAEELLEKISQDPNHNFRQNISGADLWKLRMLKWKN from the coding sequence ATGTTGAATATTAATGAGAACAATAAGATCGAGATTCTGGAGCAGTACCTCCAGGGCGAACTGAGTGAAGCTGATACGCAGTACGTAGAAAAAACGATTAGTGAAGATGCTGATTTGCAGCAGGATGTACAGATTATTCGCTTGGCGCAAGATGCGGTTCATTCTACCGCTATTCAGCAAAGAGTACAGCGATGGCATACCAAGTACCGCCCAATCGCTGTGGCGGAACAAGCCTCAGAACCCGTATCGGAAACTACGCCTGATTCAACTCCGGTTATTTCCCTGTGGACTAGGGTAGCCAGAGTAGCTGCAGTTGTGTTGGTGGGGGGGCTAGGCTATCTATTTATCCAGTATGCCACAGTGAGCACCGACAGTTGGTACAATGGTCATTACGTAGAGTATAAGCTTCCGGTTACTCGGGATGCGGGAACGGAAGCATCGGTAATAGACTCTTTATATTTAGTGAAAGACTACGCCCAGTTAACTCAGCAGTTTGAGCAAATGACTAACCCCGGGGTGCAAGATCAGTTTTTGGCAGCCATGAGTTATATGCAGCAGGCTACTTTCGAGCAAGCAGTTCGGCAGTTTGAAAGTATTCGTCAGCAGAACCGCAGTCAGGAAGCACCCATGTTTGCCCAAGAAACAGATTATTATCAGGCACTGGCCCTTATTGAGATTGGTGATTTTGATAAAGCAGAAGAGTTGTTGGAAAAAATCAGTCAAGACCCTAATCATAATTTTCGGCAAAATATTTCTGGTGCTGATCTGTGGAAGCTGAGAATGCTGAAGTGGAAAAACTAA
- a CDS encoding RNA polymerase sigma factor, giving the protein MHVARDYNDQQVVHAITTEQDIDEAIQFIYREYYGLLENYVRNNSGDEDDAADVIQEAIVAFIEMVKKEKYRGQASVKSFLYTLTRNLWISELRKRKSTTRRHEVYEDARDDVEPDVSEHLAYKEKQALIVALLDQLGSTCRKILELFYYQSLSIKEILEYLPQYTNEQVIRNKKYKCLKELISNVKSSPTIIENLKTMSRYVEY; this is encoded by the coding sequence ATGCACGTTGCCCGAGATTACAATGACCAACAGGTAGTTCATGCAATTACAACCGAACAAGATATTGACGAAGCTATTCAGTTTATTTATCGTGAATACTACGGTCTTTTGGAGAATTATGTGCGAAATAATAGTGGCGATGAAGACGATGCTGCCGACGTAATTCAGGAAGCAATTGTGGCCTTTATTGAAATGGTAAAAAAAGAAAAATATCGAGGTCAGGCCAGTGTAAAATCTTTCCTGTACACGCTTACCCGCAACTTGTGGATTAGTGAGCTGAGAAAGCGGAAAAGTACTACCCGGCGACACGAAGTTTACGAAGATGCTCGCGATGATGTTGAGCCGGATGTAAGCGAACATTTGGCTTACAAAGAAAAGCAAGCTCTCATTGTGGCGTTACTCGACCAACTAGGTAGCACCTGCCGTAAAATTCTGGAGTTGTTTTACTATCAAAGCCTCTCGATCAAAGAAATACTGGAGTACTTGCCGCAGTATACCAATGAGCAAGTAATCAGGAACAAGAAATACAAATGTCTGAAGGAGCTAATCAGTAATGTGAAAAGCTCCCCTACGATTATAGAAAACTTAAAAACAATGTCTCGCTATGTTGAATATTAA
- a CDS encoding GIY-YIG nuclease family protein, with protein sequence MERGGWVYMMTNQQNRVLYTGVTANLIARIHDHRTQRYSKSFTARYRLYRLVYYEGFSRIEEAIAREKQIKAGSRRAKEQLINGMNPQWRDLWEDIQQW encoded by the coding sequence ATGGAACGAGGGGGCTGGGTGTACATGATGACCAATCAACAGAACCGGGTACTGTATACCGGGGTAACCGCTAACCTTATTGCCCGGATACACGACCACCGTACCCAGCGTTACTCGAAGAGCTTCACGGCACGCTACCGCCTGTACCGACTGGTTTACTACGAAGGCTTTTCCCGGATTGAGGAGGCCATTGCCCGAGAAAAACAAATCAAGGCGGGTTCGCGCCGAGCGAAAGAACAGCTTATCAATGGTATGAACCCGCAGTGGCGGGATTTGTGGGAGGATATTCAGCAATGGTGA